In Betta splendens chromosome 19, fBetSpl5.4, whole genome shotgun sequence, the following proteins share a genomic window:
- the noxa1 gene encoding NADPH oxidase activator 1 isoform X3, producing the protein MGRRKGSSAVSFSGERRKYKSGPGQHLGEDDTFGGIFPERELFFVFFLFIIIRKKREVLAPLLVPEGKVFRPRKQDVEQLQQRDFLGKAKVISSTIPYDDFGGFEPLRLQKPGFYEPKVDGAQDSRYMRIQVPYMARGPDQLTVPGGAVVFLFGKEDRDGMATVIYDGKRGLLPVSLLESADVKTCKGRKENRLPSGIPLPPELKPPARPKVQLGSAAPPQVHYTSDTPPPSYKNATRTLPSASEPGTSTADAEQTPYPQNIRSAQEAEAGSVVVKVHYVYTVALSVSVNKPYSELKEELAQRFGQPASHLRLRHKPHGSQTLIPLDQLLEPSDTIQELTEANRITLWCQKEDPLANRTILYQMAALYDYAPQGPEDLEFSEGDTIDVLSKVNEEWLEGHCAGNIGIFPSCFAYRGNNAES; encoded by the exons ATGGGACGACGCAAGGGCAGTTCTGCAGTCAGTTTCTCAGGAGAAAGGCGTAAATATAAAAGTGGCCCTGGACAGCATCTTGGTGAGGACGACACATTTGGTGGCATCTTTCCAGAACGGgaattgttttttgtatttttcctttttattatcattagaaag AAAAGGGAGGTCCTGGCTCCTCTTCTTGTTCCTGAGGGGAAGGTATTTCGTCCCAGGAAACAGGATgtggaacagctgcagcagagagactTCCTGGGCAAAGCGAAG GTTATTTCTTCCACAATTCCTTATGATGATTTTGGAGGATTTGAACCTCTGAGGTTACAG AAGCCCGGCTTCTATGAGCCCAAGGTTGATGGAGCTCA GGATTCCCGATACATGCGCATACAGGTCCCTTACATGGCGAGGGGtccagaccagctgactgtgcCTGGAGGGGCGGTGGTGTTTTTATTTGGAAAGGAGGACAGAGATGGGATGGCAACTGTTATATACGATGGAAAG agagGGCTTCTGCCAGTGTCTCTGCTTGAATCTGCAGATGTAAAGACCTGCAAAGGCAGAAAGGAAAAT AGATTACCCAGTGGAATTCCACTCCCTCCAGAACTCAAACCACCGGCCCGTCCAAAGGTTCAGCTTGGTtctgcagcacctcctcagG TACATTATACGTCAGACACGCCACCTCCATCCTACAAGAACGCCACCCGCACCCTACCGTCAGCATCAGAGCCTGGTACAAGCACTGCTGACGCTGAacag ACTCCTTATCCTCAGAACATCCGATCAGCccaggaggcagaggcaggatctgtagtggtgaaggtccACTACGTCTACACTGTGGcgctgtctgtttctgtgaatAAGCCTTACAGTGAACTGAAAGAGGAATTAGCGCAGAGGTTTGGACAGCCTGCGTCACACCTCCGCCTCCG CCATAAGCCACATGGTTCTCAGACACTGATTCCTCTggatcagctgctggagccaagCGACACCATACAAGAACTGACTGAGGCCAACAGAATCACCCTGTGGTGTCAG AAGGAAGACCCTCTGGCCAATCGTACCATCCTCTATCAGATGGCAGCCCTGTACGACTATGCTCCTCAGGGCCCTGAGGACTTGGAATTCAGCGAAGGAGACACAATTGATGTTCTGAGCAAAG TTAATGAGGAGTGGCTGGAGGGACACTGTGCAGGGAATATCGGCATATTTCCCAGCTGCTTTGCCTATAGAGGGAACAACGCTGAGTCTTAA
- the noxa1 gene encoding NADPH oxidase activator 1 isoform X2 produces MLYTELLKLWDESVQAVDAKDWHKALNKLEQIREPTSRILFNAASVNVALGQLDQALKSLDLTIAKDERLAVGFFQRAAVMMQINRLEEALSDCIWAQKHMRENMVIDYKQLGLHFKLHNWQVLYNAAAVYCRMGQWDDARAVLQSVSQEKGVNIKVALDSILKREVLAPLLVPEGKVFRPRKQDVEQLQQRDFLGKAKVISSTIPYDDFGGFEPLRLQKPGFYEPKVDGAQDSRYMRIQVPYMARGPDQLTVPGGAVVFLFGKEDRDGMATVIYDGKRGLLPVSLLESADVKTCKGRKENRLPSGIPLPPELKPPARPKVQLGSAAPPQVHYTSDTPPPSYKNATRTLPSASEPGTSTADAEQNIRSAQEAEAGSVVVKVHYVYTVALSVSVNKPYSELKEELAQRFGQPASHLRLRHKPHGSQTLIPLDQLLEPSDTIQELTEANRITLWCQKEDPLANRTILYQMAALYDYAPQGPEDLEFSEGDTIDVLSKVNEEWLEGHCAGNIGIFPSCFAYRGNNAES; encoded by the exons ATGCTGTACACAGAGCTATTGAAGCTGTGGGATGAGTCAGTGCAGGCCGTGGATGCCAAGGACTGGCACAAAGCCCTGAACAAACTGGAACAGATAAGAGAACCCACATCTCGCATTCTGTTTAATGCTGCCTCAGTTAATGTGGCCCTGGGGCAGCTGGACCAAGCCCTCAAG tctttagaccTCACCATTGCAAAGGATGAACGACTTGCTGTTGGCTTCTTTCAGAGAGCAGCAGTTATGATGCAGATCAATAG gttggaggaggctCTTTCAGACTGTATATGGGCACAGAAGCATATGCGAGAAAACATGGTCATTGACTACAAACAGCTGGGCCTGCACTTCAAACTACACAACTGGCAG GTTTTATATAACGCAGCAGCTGTGTACTGTCGGATGGGCCAATGGGACGACGCAAGGGCAGTTCTGCAGTCAGTTTCTCAGGAGAAAGGCGTAAATATAAAAGTGGCCCTGGACAGCATCTTG AAAAGGGAGGTCCTGGCTCCTCTTCTTGTTCCTGAGGGGAAGGTATTTCGTCCCAGGAAACAGGATgtggaacagctgcagcagagagactTCCTGGGCAAAGCGAAG GTTATTTCTTCCACAATTCCTTATGATGATTTTGGAGGATTTGAACCTCTGAGGTTACAG AAGCCCGGCTTCTATGAGCCCAAGGTTGATGGAGCTCA GGATTCCCGATACATGCGCATACAGGTCCCTTACATGGCGAGGGGtccagaccagctgactgtgcCTGGAGGGGCGGTGGTGTTTTTATTTGGAAAGGAGGACAGAGATGGGATGGCAACTGTTATATACGATGGAAAG agagGGCTTCTGCCAGTGTCTCTGCTTGAATCTGCAGATGTAAAGACCTGCAAAGGCAGAAAGGAAAAT AGATTACCCAGTGGAATTCCACTCCCTCCAGAACTCAAACCACCGGCCCGTCCAAAGGTTCAGCTTGGTtctgcagcacctcctcagG TACATTATACGTCAGACACGCCACCTCCATCCTACAAGAACGCCACCCGCACCCTACCGTCAGCATCAGAGCCTGGTACAAGCACTGCTGACGCTGAacag AACATCCGATCAGCccaggaggcagaggcaggatctgtagtggtgaaggtccACTACGTCTACACTGTGGcgctgtctgtttctgtgaatAAGCCTTACAGTGAACTGAAAGAGGAATTAGCGCAGAGGTTTGGACAGCCTGCGTCACACCTCCGCCTCCG CCATAAGCCACATGGTTCTCAGACACTGATTCCTCTggatcagctgctggagccaagCGACACCATACAAGAACTGACTGAGGCCAACAGAATCACCCTGTGGTGTCAG AAGGAAGACCCTCTGGCCAATCGTACCATCCTCTATCAGATGGCAGCCCTGTACGACTATGCTCCTCAGGGCCCTGAGGACTTGGAATTCAGCGAAGGAGACACAATTGATGTTCTGAGCAAAG TTAATGAGGAGTGGCTGGAGGGACACTGTGCAGGGAATATCGGCATATTTCCCAGCTGCTTTGCCTATAGAGGGAACAACGCTGAGTCTTAA
- the noxa1 gene encoding NADPH oxidase activator 1 isoform X1, translated as MLYTELLKLWDESVQAVDAKDWHKALNKLEQIREPTSRILFNAASVNVALGQLDQALKSLDLTIAKDERLAVGFFQRAAVMMQINRLEEALSDCIWAQKHMRENMVIDYKQLGLHFKLHNWQVLYNAAAVYCRMGQWDDARAVLQSVSQEKGVNIKVALDSILKREVLAPLLVPEGKVFRPRKQDVEQLQQRDFLGKAKVISSTIPYDDFGGFEPLRLQKPGFYEPKVDGAQDSRYMRIQVPYMARGPDQLTVPGGAVVFLFGKEDRDGMATVIYDGKRGLLPVSLLESADVKTCKGRKENRLPSGIPLPPELKPPARPKVQLGSAAPPQVHYTSDTPPPSYKNATRTLPSASEPGTSTADAEQTPYPQNIRSAQEAEAGSVVVKVHYVYTVALSVSVNKPYSELKEELAQRFGQPASHLRLRHKPHGSQTLIPLDQLLEPSDTIQELTEANRITLWCQKEDPLANRTILYQMAALYDYAPQGPEDLEFSEGDTIDVLSKVNEEWLEGHCAGNIGIFPSCFAYRGNNAES; from the exons ATGCTGTACACAGAGCTATTGAAGCTGTGGGATGAGTCAGTGCAGGCCGTGGATGCCAAGGACTGGCACAAAGCCCTGAACAAACTGGAACAGATAAGAGAACCCACATCTCGCATTCTGTTTAATGCTGCCTCAGTTAATGTGGCCCTGGGGCAGCTGGACCAAGCCCTCAAG tctttagaccTCACCATTGCAAAGGATGAACGACTTGCTGTTGGCTTCTTTCAGAGAGCAGCAGTTATGATGCAGATCAATAG gttggaggaggctCTTTCAGACTGTATATGGGCACAGAAGCATATGCGAGAAAACATGGTCATTGACTACAAACAGCTGGGCCTGCACTTCAAACTACACAACTGGCAG GTTTTATATAACGCAGCAGCTGTGTACTGTCGGATGGGCCAATGGGACGACGCAAGGGCAGTTCTGCAGTCAGTTTCTCAGGAGAAAGGCGTAAATATAAAAGTGGCCCTGGACAGCATCTTG AAAAGGGAGGTCCTGGCTCCTCTTCTTGTTCCTGAGGGGAAGGTATTTCGTCCCAGGAAACAGGATgtggaacagctgcagcagagagactTCCTGGGCAAAGCGAAG GTTATTTCTTCCACAATTCCTTATGATGATTTTGGAGGATTTGAACCTCTGAGGTTACAG AAGCCCGGCTTCTATGAGCCCAAGGTTGATGGAGCTCA GGATTCCCGATACATGCGCATACAGGTCCCTTACATGGCGAGGGGtccagaccagctgactgtgcCTGGAGGGGCGGTGGTGTTTTTATTTGGAAAGGAGGACAGAGATGGGATGGCAACTGTTATATACGATGGAAAG agagGGCTTCTGCCAGTGTCTCTGCTTGAATCTGCAGATGTAAAGACCTGCAAAGGCAGAAAGGAAAAT AGATTACCCAGTGGAATTCCACTCCCTCCAGAACTCAAACCACCGGCCCGTCCAAAGGTTCAGCTTGGTtctgcagcacctcctcagG TACATTATACGTCAGACACGCCACCTCCATCCTACAAGAACGCCACCCGCACCCTACCGTCAGCATCAGAGCCTGGTACAAGCACTGCTGACGCTGAacag ACTCCTTATCCTCAGAACATCCGATCAGCccaggaggcagaggcaggatctgtagtggtgaaggtccACTACGTCTACACTGTGGcgctgtctgtttctgtgaatAAGCCTTACAGTGAACTGAAAGAGGAATTAGCGCAGAGGTTTGGACAGCCTGCGTCACACCTCCGCCTCCG CCATAAGCCACATGGTTCTCAGACACTGATTCCTCTggatcagctgctggagccaagCGACACCATACAAGAACTGACTGAGGCCAACAGAATCACCCTGTGGTGTCAG AAGGAAGACCCTCTGGCCAATCGTACCATCCTCTATCAGATGGCAGCCCTGTACGACTATGCTCCTCAGGGCCCTGAGGACTTGGAATTCAGCGAAGGAGACACAATTGATGTTCTGAGCAAAG TTAATGAGGAGTGGCTGGAGGGACACTGTGCAGGGAATATCGGCATATTTCCCAGCTGCTTTGCCTATAGAGGGAACAACGCTGAGTCTTAA
- the dpp7 gene encoding dipeptidyl peptidase 2 isoform X1 produces the protein MRRISAFVTVTLAVFCAEKVCQQALACAPSFINSDFRSRNHGYMEKYFTQTLDHFNFNSMGNGTFKQRYLITDKYWKKSYGPIFFYTGNEGDIWEFALNSGFITELAAQQQALVIFAEHRYYGRSLPFGNDSFSIPQISLLTVEQALADYSVMITELKQQLIATDCPVIVFGGSYGGMLSVYMRLKYPSIVAGALAASAPILSTAGLGDSSQFFRDVTADFESINPKCRSAVMAAFHQLKELAVLQDYSRIQSVFALCQTPSSAQDVRQLNGLLRNAFTLMAMLDYPYSTQFMGSMPANPVKVACKTMLNGFNLLANLRMTAGIVYNATGQLKCFDQYSLYVECADPTGCGLGFNSMAWDYQACTEINLCYESNNVTDMFPPMPFTERDRELYCSKRWAVIPRPDWLKIQFWGDELSTASNIIFSNGDLDPWANGGVRKSLTSSLVAINIHGGAHHLDLRGSNEADPASVINARRTEADLISHWVEKERAALTVLL, from the exons TCAAGAAACCATGGATACATGGAGAAGTATTTCACCCAGACTTTGGATCACTTCAACTTTAACAGCATGGGAAATGGGACGTTTAAACAGCGTTACCTGATCACAG ATAAATACTGGAAAAAAAGCTACGGGCCTATTTTCTTCTACACAGGCAATGAGGGAGATATCTGGGAATTTGCTCTCAATTCTGGATTCATCACTGAGTTAGCTGCCCAGCAACAAGCACTCGTTATATTTGCTGAACAT CGGTACTATGGAAGATCTCTGCCCTTTGGCAACGACTCTTTCAGCATCCCTCAGATCAGCTTGCTGACTGTGGAGCAGGCTCTTGCTGACTACAGTGTGATGatcactgagctgaagcagcagctcatagcCACAGACTGTCCTGTTATCGTGTTTGGTGGCAG TTATGGTGGAATGCTGTCTGTCTACATGAGACTCAAGTATCCCAGTATTGTGGCTGGTGCTCTAGCTGCTAGTGCCCCTATCCTGTCCACCGCTGGCCTTGGAGACTCCAGTCAGTTTTTCAGAGATGTTACAGCT GATTTTGAGAGTATTAACCCCAAATGTAGAAGTGCTGTGATGGCAGCTTTCCATCAGCTAAAGGAATTAGCTGTACTCCAAG ATTACAGTCGCATCCAGTCAGTGTTTGCTCTTTGTCAGACACCTTCCTCTGCTCAGGATGTCCGTCAGCTGAATGGCCTGCTGAGGAATGCTTTCACTCTAATGGCCATGCTGGACTACCCCTACAGCACCCAGTTCATGGGCAGCATGCCAGCAAACCCTGTCAAA GTGGCTTGTAAAACCATGCTGAATGGATTTAACCTGCTCGCCAACCTTAGGATGACTGCAG GGATTGTGTACAATGCAACTGGGCAGCTGAAGTGCTTTGACCAGTACAGTCTCTACGTGGAGTGTGCAGATCCCACTGGATGTGGACTAGGCTTTAATAGCATGGCCTGGGACTACCAG GCATGCACAGAAATCAATCTGTGCTATGAGAGCAACAATGTAACGGATATGTTTCCTCCAATGCCTTTCACTGAGAGGGATCGTGAGCTGTATTGCTCCAAGCGCTGGGCTGTGATTCCACGACCGGACTGGCTCAAAATCCAATTCTGGGGTGATG AACTCTCCACAGCGAGTAACATAATTTTCTCTAATGGAGATCTGGACCCTTGGGCAAATGGAGGG GTACGCAAGTCCCTGACGTCTTCGCTGGTCGCTATCAACATTCATGGGGGAGCTCATCACCTGGACCTGAG AGGATCTAATGAAGCTGATCCAGCGTCAGTCATCAACGCTAGGAGGACAGAAGCAGACCTCATATCACACTgggtggagaaggagagggcAGCGTTAACAGTTCTCTTGTAA
- the dpp7 gene encoding dipeptidyl peptidase 2 isoform X2, translated as MRRISAFVTVTLAVFCAEVLSAPPHRLQSRNHGYMEKYFTQTLDHFNFNSMGNGTFKQRYLITDKYWKKSYGPIFFYTGNEGDIWEFALNSGFITELAAQQQALVIFAEHRYYGRSLPFGNDSFSIPQISLLTVEQALADYSVMITELKQQLIATDCPVIVFGGSYGGMLSVYMRLKYPSIVAGALAASAPILSTAGLGDSSQFFRDVTADFESINPKCRSAVMAAFHQLKELAVLQDYSRIQSVFALCQTPSSAQDVRQLNGLLRNAFTLMAMLDYPYSTQFMGSMPANPVKVACKTMLNGFNLLANLRMTAGIVYNATGQLKCFDQYSLYVECADPTGCGLGFNSMAWDYQACTEINLCYESNNVTDMFPPMPFTERDRELYCSKRWAVIPRPDWLKIQFWGDELSTASNIIFSNGDLDPWANGGVRKSLTSSLVAINIHGGAHHLDLRGSNEADPASVINARRTEADLISHWVEKERAALTVLL; from the exons TCAAGAAACCATGGATACATGGAGAAGTATTTCACCCAGACTTTGGATCACTTCAACTTTAACAGCATGGGAAATGGGACGTTTAAACAGCGTTACCTGATCACAG ATAAATACTGGAAAAAAAGCTACGGGCCTATTTTCTTCTACACAGGCAATGAGGGAGATATCTGGGAATTTGCTCTCAATTCTGGATTCATCACTGAGTTAGCTGCCCAGCAACAAGCACTCGTTATATTTGCTGAACAT CGGTACTATGGAAGATCTCTGCCCTTTGGCAACGACTCTTTCAGCATCCCTCAGATCAGCTTGCTGACTGTGGAGCAGGCTCTTGCTGACTACAGTGTGATGatcactgagctgaagcagcagctcatagcCACAGACTGTCCTGTTATCGTGTTTGGTGGCAG TTATGGTGGAATGCTGTCTGTCTACATGAGACTCAAGTATCCCAGTATTGTGGCTGGTGCTCTAGCTGCTAGTGCCCCTATCCTGTCCACCGCTGGCCTTGGAGACTCCAGTCAGTTTTTCAGAGATGTTACAGCT GATTTTGAGAGTATTAACCCCAAATGTAGAAGTGCTGTGATGGCAGCTTTCCATCAGCTAAAGGAATTAGCTGTACTCCAAG ATTACAGTCGCATCCAGTCAGTGTTTGCTCTTTGTCAGACACCTTCCTCTGCTCAGGATGTCCGTCAGCTGAATGGCCTGCTGAGGAATGCTTTCACTCTAATGGCCATGCTGGACTACCCCTACAGCACCCAGTTCATGGGCAGCATGCCAGCAAACCCTGTCAAA GTGGCTTGTAAAACCATGCTGAATGGATTTAACCTGCTCGCCAACCTTAGGATGACTGCAG GGATTGTGTACAATGCAACTGGGCAGCTGAAGTGCTTTGACCAGTACAGTCTCTACGTGGAGTGTGCAGATCCCACTGGATGTGGACTAGGCTTTAATAGCATGGCCTGGGACTACCAG GCATGCACAGAAATCAATCTGTGCTATGAGAGCAACAATGTAACGGATATGTTTCCTCCAATGCCTTTCACTGAGAGGGATCGTGAGCTGTATTGCTCCAAGCGCTGGGCTGTGATTCCACGACCGGACTGGCTCAAAATCCAATTCTGGGGTGATG AACTCTCCACAGCGAGTAACATAATTTTCTCTAATGGAGATCTGGACCCTTGGGCAAATGGAGGG GTACGCAAGTCCCTGACGTCTTCGCTGGTCGCTATCAACATTCATGGGGGAGCTCATCACCTGGACCTGAG AGGATCTAATGAAGCTGATCCAGCGTCAGTCATCAACGCTAGGAGGACAGAAGCAGACCTCATATCACACTgggtggagaaggagagggcAGCGTTAACAGTTCTCTTGTAA